A region from the Nostoc sp. HK-01 genome encodes:
- a CDS encoding peptidase S1 and S6 chymotrypsin/Hap: MKTTVQNIDGWSWLLNKRANIVKLTLLSGVAVVSLGGCGFLPAKTFENSTDKPFVSEPKTSNPESAIALPPIISASGDPNFVVGVVKNVGGAVVRIDSSRTITSRVPEQFNDPFFRRYFRDTQPRQRVERGSGSGFIISSSGQILTNSHVVDGADTVTVTLKDGRTFDGKVLGEDPVTDVAVIKIDANNLPTISLGNSEVLQPGEAVIAIGNPLGLNNTVTSGIISATGRSSSDIGASDKRVDYLQTDAAINPGNSGGPLLNARGQVIGMNTAILRNAQGLGFAIPINTVQKIAQELITKGRVDHPYLGVQMVTLTPEIKERINQRFGDRINLTTDKGVLLVSIVPRSPAAAAGLRPGDVIQKINNQSVTKVEEVQRLLESTQIGNPLPVQVERNGQTTQITVRPAPLPVQGES; the protein is encoded by the coding sequence ATGAAGACAACAGTGCAGAATATTGATGGCTGGAGTTGGCTCTTGAACAAGAGAGCTAACATTGTGAAGTTAACGCTGCTAAGTGGGGTAGCAGTCGTGTCTTTAGGCGGTTGTGGTTTTTTACCTGCTAAAACCTTTGAAAATTCAACAGATAAGCCTTTTGTTTCCGAACCCAAAACATCTAACCCCGAATCAGCGATCGCACTTCCACCTATTATCTCCGCATCTGGTGATCCCAACTTTGTTGTAGGCGTGGTGAAAAATGTTGGCGGTGCAGTGGTGCGAATCGACTCATCTAGAACAATTACATCTCGTGTCCCCGAACAATTTAATGATCCCTTTTTTCGACGGTATTTTCGGGATACCCAACCTAGACAACGAGTTGAACGGGGTAGTGGTTCAGGATTTATCATTAGTTCCTCTGGACAAATTTTAACCAATTCTCATGTCGTCGATGGTGCGGATACTGTAACAGTGACTCTCAAGGATGGGAGAACCTTTGATGGCAAAGTTTTGGGGGAAGATCCTGTAACAGACGTAGCTGTGATTAAAATAGATGCCAATAACTTGCCAACTATATCTTTAGGCAATTCTGAAGTTTTACAACCAGGGGAAGCGGTAATTGCTATTGGTAATCCCTTGGGTTTGAACAATACTGTGACATCGGGGATTATTAGTGCTACTGGTCGATCTAGTAGTGATATTGGTGCTAGTGACAAGCGTGTTGATTATCTACAAACAGATGCAGCCATTAACCCTGGTAATTCTGGTGGGCCATTGCTCAATGCACGAGGTCAAGTTATTGGGATGAACACAGCTATTCTGCGGAATGCTCAAGGTTTGGGATTTGCCATTCCCATCAACACTGTACAGAAAATCGCTCAAGAATTAATTACTAAAGGTCGAGTTGATCATCCTTATTTGGGTGTGCAGATGGTGACGCTGACACCAGAGATTAAAGAAAGGATAAATCAGAGATTTGGCGATCGCATTAATCTGACGACAGATAAAGGTGTGCTATTGGTAAGTATTGTCCCGCGTTCTCCAGCCGCGGCGGCGGGATTGAGACCAGGGGATGTAATTCAAAAAATTAATAACCAGTCTGTTACCAAGGTAGAAGAAGTACAAAGGCTCCTGGAAAGTACCCAAATTGGCAATCCTTTACCAGTACAAGTAGAGCGCAACGGACAAACTACGCAAATTACCGTTCGTCCCGCACCTCTACCAGTGCAAGGAGAAAGCTAA
- a CDS encoding chromosomal replication initiator protein DnaA — MEISLDSLWSQVLERLQLELSRPTFETWIKTANAERLENNCLVIITPNPFARNWLQKYYINTIANVVQSILGYPVEIYITVAQGDEVTPIDKRETAEKFPNSSFVSENLTQKTQMNAELNSKYVFSRFVVGANSRMAHAASLAVAESPGREFNPLFLCGGVGLGKTHLMQAIGHYRWEICPNSKIFYVSTEQFTNDLITAIRNDSMQSFREHYRAADVLLVDDIQFIEGKEYTQEEFFHTFNTLHEAGKQVVIASDRPPNQIPQLQERLSSRFSMGLIADIQPPDLETRMAILQKKAEYENIRLPRDVIEYIATNYKSNIRELEGALIRALAYISIWGLPMTVENITPVLETPSEKLAATPEVILAAIAENFDVSIEDLKSNSRRREISWARQIGMYLMRQHTDLSLPRIGEEFGGKDHTTVLYSCEKITQLKESDRNLGNTLRQLSDRINMTSRSQKSLRN; from the coding sequence ATGGAAATTTCCCTTGACAGTCTGTGGTCTCAGGTGCTAGAGCGCCTACAGCTAGAATTATCCCGTCCAACCTTTGAAACTTGGATTAAAACTGCTAATGCGGAGCGGTTAGAAAATAATTGTTTAGTCATTATTACGCCGAACCCCTTTGCCCGTAATTGGTTGCAGAAGTATTACATTAATACCATTGCGAATGTCGTGCAGAGTATTCTGGGTTATCCGGTGGAGATTTATATTACCGTTGCTCAAGGTGATGAAGTTACGCCCATAGACAAGCGAGAAACTGCTGAGAAATTCCCTAATTCCAGTTTTGTGTCTGAAAACCTGACGCAAAAAACTCAGATGAATGCAGAATTAAACTCAAAATACGTGTTTTCGCGGTTTGTGGTGGGCGCAAATAGCCGAATGGCCCACGCAGCATCCTTAGCCGTTGCAGAATCTCCGGGTAGGGAGTTTAATCCTTTATTTTTGTGTGGTGGTGTTGGTTTAGGAAAAACTCACCTGATGCAAGCGATCGGTCATTATCGCTGGGAAATTTGCCCAAATTCTAAAATATTTTACGTTTCGACAGAGCAATTTACAAATGACTTAATTACAGCTATCCGTAATGATAGTATGCAAAGTTTCCGAGAGCATTATCGGGCTGCTGATGTACTGTTAGTTGATGATATTCAGTTTATTGAAGGTAAAGAGTATACCCAAGAAGAGTTTTTCCATACTTTTAATACGTTACATGAAGCTGGTAAGCAAGTTGTGATTGCTTCTGATCGTCCACCCAACCAAATTCCTCAACTGCAAGAGAGGCTGTCTTCACGGTTTTCTATGGGGTTAATTGCTGATATTCAACCGCCTGATTTAGAAACGAGAATGGCGATTTTACAAAAAAAAGCCGAGTATGAAAATATCCGTTTGCCGAGAGATGTGATTGAGTATATTGCAACTAACTACAAATCCAATATTCGGGAATTGGAAGGAGCATTAATCAGAGCTTTAGCCTATATTTCGATTTGGGGTTTGCCAATGACGGTAGAAAATATTACCCCTGTTTTAGAAACACCCAGCGAAAAATTAGCTGCTACTCCAGAGGTAATTTTAGCGGCTATTGCTGAGAATTTTGATGTCTCAATTGAAGACCTCAAAAGTAACTCACGACGGCGGGAAATTAGCTGGGCGCGTCAAATTGGGATGTATTTAATGCGTCAACACACTGATTTGAGTCTGCCGAGAATTGGGGAAGAGTTTGGTGGCAAAGATCATACAACGGTGCTGTATAGTTGTGAGAAAATTACTCAACTCAAAGAAAGCGATCGCAATTTAGGAAATACCCTCCGCCAACTGAGCGATCGCATTAACATGACTAGCCGTTCTCAAAAATCATTAAGGAATTAA
- a CDS encoding DNA polymerase III beta subunit, with protein MKLLCSQSDLSTNLSLVSRAVPSRPNHPVLANILLQADAETNQVSLTAFDLSLGIRTSFSAEVWQGGAIALPAKLLVDITSRLPEGEITLDDEASVASTGEGLIVTLTPKSGCYQLRAMSAEDFPELPIIEDAEPIHLTAAALIEGLRGSLFATSADETKQVLTGVHLSVKQDTLEFGATDGHRLAVVETTNESPLGGSGELEVTVPSKALRELERMLAHHAADDAIALYLDQGQVIFEWQNQRLTSRTLEGQYPAYRQLIPRQFERQITVDRKQFLSTLERIAVLADQKNNIVKLTIDHASQELTLSCEAQEMGSGRESMPAEISGEDIEIAFNVKYLMEGLKALPSSEIQMHINQNLTPVIFTPLGGLKMTYLAMPVQLRS; from the coding sequence ATGAAATTACTTTGCTCTCAAAGCGACCTCAGTACTAACCTCTCCCTTGTTAGTCGTGCTGTACCTTCACGACCAAATCATCCGGTGTTGGCAAATATACTTTTACAAGCGGATGCAGAAACTAACCAAGTCAGTTTAACCGCCTTTGATTTGAGTTTAGGTATTCGTACTAGCTTTAGCGCAGAAGTTTGGCAAGGAGGAGCGATCGCCCTACCTGCTAAACTCTTGGTAGATATTACATCGCGTTTGCCAGAAGGCGAAATCACCTTAGATGATGAAGCATCAGTTGCATCTACAGGGGAAGGTTTAATTGTCACTCTTACACCCAAAAGCGGATGTTACCAATTACGCGCTATGAGTGCGGAAGACTTTCCCGAACTCCCAATCATTGAAGATGCAGAACCAATTCATTTAACCGCCGCCGCCTTAATTGAAGGATTGCGAGGTTCATTATTTGCTACTAGTGCTGATGAAACTAAGCAAGTTCTCACAGGCGTACATTTGAGTGTAAAACAAGACACCCTAGAATTTGGTGCGACTGACGGACATCGGCTTGCAGTGGTAGAAACTACCAACGAGAGTCCTTTGGGTGGAAGTGGTGAATTGGAGGTGACAGTACCCAGCAAAGCCCTACGAGAACTGGAACGGATGTTGGCGCATCATGCTGCTGATGATGCGATCGCCTTATATTTAGATCAAGGTCAAGTTATCTTCGAGTGGCAAAATCAACGCTTGACTAGCCGCACTTTAGAAGGGCAATATCCCGCATATCGACAACTCATTCCCCGACAATTTGAGCGACAAATTACTGTTGACCGCAAACAATTTTTAAGCACTCTCGAACGTATTGCGGTATTAGCAGATCAGAAAAATAATATAGTTAAACTCACTATTGATCATGCCTCCCAAGAATTGACATTATCTTGTGAAGCTCAAGAAATGGGCAGTGGTAGAGAATCAATGCCTGCGGAAATATCCGGCGAAGATATCGAAATTGCCTTTAATGTGAAATATTTAATGGAAGGCTTAAAAGCTTTGCCATCTTCAGAAATTCAAATGCACATTAATCAAAACCTCACGCCAGTAATTTTTACCCCCCTTGGTGGCTTGAAGATGACTTATTTAGCCATGCCTGTGCAGCTGCGTAGTTAG
- a CDS encoding ABC transporter-like protein has product MMTETKSIIIAENVHKWYGKFHVLQGVSLSVNRGEVVVIMGPSGSGKSTFIRTFNALEEYQKGSIIIDGITLSHDLRNIDAIRQEVGMVFQQFNLFPHLTVLQNITLAPIWVRRWSKAKAEELAMQLLERVGILEQAQKYPGQLSGGQQQRVAIARALAMQPKIMLFDEPTSALDPEMVREVLDVMRSLARDGMTMVVVTHEVGFAREVADRVILMDSGSLVESATPDIFFTNPQEDRTRQFLSQIL; this is encoded by the coding sequence ATGATGACAGAAACAAAATCAATCATTATTGCTGAAAATGTTCATAAGTGGTATGGAAAATTTCATGTTCTCCAAGGTGTAAGTCTAAGTGTTAATCGGGGAGAAGTTGTTGTGATTATGGGGCCTTCCGGTTCAGGCAAATCCACATTTATCCGCACATTTAATGCTTTAGAAGAATATCAAAAAGGGTCAATTATTATTGACGGTATTACTCTCAGCCATGACTTGCGGAATATTGATGCAATTCGGCAAGAAGTTGGGATGGTTTTTCAACAATTTAATTTGTTTCCCCATCTCACAGTACTGCAAAATATTACGTTAGCGCCAATTTGGGTACGTCGTTGGTCAAAAGCAAAAGCTGAAGAATTGGCAATGCAACTGTTAGAAAGAGTAGGAATTTTAGAACAGGCTCAGAAATATCCTGGACAGTTATCTGGTGGACAACAACAACGGGTGGCGATCGCCCGTGCATTGGCTATGCAGCCTAAAATTATGCTATTCGACGAACCTACATCAGCTTTAGACCCAGAAATGGTACGCGAAGTGTTAGATGTGATGCGCAGTCTGGCACGTGATGGTATGACAATGGTTGTAGTTACTCACGAAGTCGGATTTGCTCGTGAGGTTGCTGACCGAGTAATTCTCATGGATAGTGGTTCTCTCGTAGAGTCAGCAACACCTGATATATTTTTTACCAACCCTCAAGAAGACAGAACTCGCCAATTTTTATCTCAAATTCTCTAG
- a CDS encoding amino acid ABC transporter, permease protein, 3-TM region, His/Glu/Gln/Arg/opine, with the protein MTNYQLTWLRKNLFNTWYNSLLTIVCLIFLFWALQGVITWVTTKAQWTVIQVNLRLFFVGRFPQTLYWRAWIVLAIATSLSSISCGVFFNKQQFTKLRLAIFALITSLLLSFLPLDLTSRIWLLFNAFLLLTGSWIGKTFNQVISPWLSLIWVLSFPIILWLIGGGFSLQYVSTNLWNGLLLTVLMALVSIILSFPIGVLLALGRTSKLPILRLFSILYIEIVRGLPLIGVLFLAQVMLPLFLPTDWRLDRVIRGIAGLVLFSAAYMAENVRGGLQSIPRGQIEAAKALGLKTYLVMLLIVLPQALRAVIPAIVGQFIGLFKDTSLLSLVGLVELTGIARSVLAQPQFLGRYAEVYLFIGLIYWIFCYSMSLVSQRLERQFK; encoded by the coding sequence ATGACGAATTATCAATTAACTTGGCTGCGGAAAAACTTATTTAACACTTGGTACAATAGCTTACTAACTATTGTCTGTTTAATATTTTTATTTTGGGCATTGCAGGGAGTGATAACTTGGGTAACGACTAAAGCACAATGGACGGTTATTCAAGTTAATTTGCGTTTATTCTTCGTTGGGAGATTTCCGCAAACCCTATATTGGCGAGCTTGGATTGTTTTGGCGATCGCTACTAGTTTATCATCTATAAGTTGCGGAGTTTTCTTTAACAAACAACAGTTTACCAAGCTGAGACTCGCTATTTTCGCTTTGATTACCAGTCTATTATTAAGTTTTTTACCACTCGATTTAACATCACGTATTTGGTTACTATTTAATGCCTTTTTACTGTTAACAGGTTCTTGGATTGGCAAAACATTTAATCAAGTAATATCTCCTTGGCTATCTCTAATCTGGGTATTATCTTTCCCGATAATTCTGTGGCTAATTGGTGGAGGATTTAGCTTACAATATGTATCTACAAATTTATGGAATGGTTTATTACTAACTGTACTAATGGCTTTAGTCAGTATTATACTTTCTTTCCCCATAGGAGTTTTATTAGCTTTGGGGCGGACGAGTAAACTGCCTATATTACGTTTGTTTTCTATCTTATATATCGAAATCGTACGAGGATTACCGCTGATTGGAGTTTTATTTCTGGCTCAGGTAATGTTACCTTTGTTCCTACCAACAGACTGGCGTTTAGATAGAGTAATTAGAGGAATTGCGGGATTAGTTTTATTTAGCGCTGCTTACATGGCAGAAAACGTTCGTGGTGGACTGCAATCCATTCCCCGTGGTCAAATTGAAGCAGCCAAAGCATTAGGATTAAAAACTTATTTAGTGATGTTATTAATTGTGCTTCCTCAAGCTTTGCGTGCCGTTATTCCAGCAATTGTTGGTCAATTTATTGGTTTGTTTAAAGATACTTCACTCTTATCTTTAGTAGGTTTAGTTGAATTAACTGGCATTGCTCGTTCCGTATTAGCACAGCCACAATTTCTCGGACGCTATGCAGAAGTATATTTATTTATCGGATTAATTTATTGGATATTTTGCTATTCAATGTCTTTAGTGTCTCAGCGTTTAGAAAGACAGTTCAAGTAA
- a CDS encoding amino acid ABC transporter, permease protein, 3-TM region, His/Glu/Gln/Arg/opine produces the protein MTNNNRFWQITAQLIAIFVAAILVTILGSNLNRNLQQLGIQFGFDFLKQQASFDIGETPIAYKATDTYIRALSVGLVNSLRVAITGIFFTTIVGITAGIARLSDNWLVRHLSLIYVEIFRNTPLLLQLLFWYFAVFLSFPKADNKMSLWGFISFSQNGIETPWVNFSPEFSALLLGLIFYTGAFIAEVVRGGIQSVPKGQWEAARSLGLKPGLVMRLVVFPQALRVIIPPLTSQYLNLTKNSSLAIAIGYPDVYFVASTTFNQTGRAVEVMLLLMLTYLTLSLTISIIMNLLNRTVQIKER, from the coding sequence ATGACCAATAATAATCGCTTTTGGCAAATCACAGCACAATTGATTGCTATATTTGTGGCAGCAATTTTAGTAACAATACTTGGGAGTAACCTGAATCGTAACTTACAGCAATTAGGTATTCAATTCGGATTTGATTTTCTCAAGCAGCAAGCATCTTTTGATATTGGGGAAACGCCAATTGCTTACAAAGCAACTGATACATATATTCGTGCTTTGTCTGTGGGTTTAGTTAACTCTTTGAGGGTGGCGATCACTGGCATTTTCTTCACCACAATTGTTGGCATAACCGCCGGAATAGCCCGTTTATCTGATAACTGGTTAGTGCGGCATCTCAGCTTAATTTATGTAGAAATTTTCCGTAATACACCTTTACTACTGCAATTACTATTTTGGTATTTTGCTGTTTTTTTGAGTTTTCCCAAAGCAGACAATAAAATGTCTCTTTGGGGTTTTATAAGTTTCAGTCAAAATGGCATAGAAACACCTTGGGTTAATTTTTCTCCAGAGTTTTCGGCTTTACTGCTGGGATTGATTTTTTATACAGGTGCGTTTATTGCAGAAGTTGTCCGAGGTGGGATTCAATCAGTACCTAAAGGACAATGGGAAGCAGCGCGATCGCTCGGCTTAAAACCAGGATTAGTGATGCGGCTGGTAGTTTTTCCCCAAGCCTTGCGGGTAATTATTCCGCCATTAACTAGTCAGTATCTCAATTTGACGAAAAATTCCAGTTTAGCGATCGCTATTGGTTATCCAGATGTTTACTTCGTCGCTTCTACCACCTTCAACCAAACAGGGAGAGCCGTAGAGGTAATGTTACTACTTATGCTCACTTATCTTACCTTGAGCTTAACTATCTCCATCATCATGAATTTGCTGAATCGTACCGTGCAAATTAAAGAGAGATAA
- a CDS encoding family 1 extracellular solute-binding protein, producing MRKSAFILAIAPLIFTVAACSGESGQTTNTANPPTSSSANQATRNRWDTIKSRGQLICGVSGEVPGFSFVGTDGKYSGIDVDICRGVAAALFDNPDAVEFRNLNAKERFTALQTGEVDILSRNTTWTLSRDTSVGLEFAPVVFYDGQAIMVRKNSNIKSLAELKNKAICVQTGTTTEQNLADQMRKRGIAYKPVVFEDVNITFATYAEGRCDGITADRSALVSRRSLLPKPEDNVILDEVISSEPLAPAVAKGDTKWGDIVKWVVYSLVKAEELGITSQNVDQFASSNDPDIKRFLGTEGNLGEGIGLTNDFAARIVKHVGNYAEVYDRNLGPKTKLNLARGQNQLWSKGGLLYSPPFR from the coding sequence ATGCGGAAATCAGCTTTTATCCTCGCGATCGCGCCCTTAATTTTTACTGTCGCTGCTTGTAGTGGAGAATCAGGACAAACAACAAATACAGCTAATCCTCCTACTAGTAGTTCCGCAAACCAAGCAACTCGAAATCGTTGGGATACTATTAAAAGCCGTGGTCAATTGATTTGTGGCGTTAGTGGAGAAGTCCCAGGATTTAGTTTTGTAGGAACTGACGGTAAATACAGTGGGATCGATGTAGATATTTGCCGAGGTGTAGCTGCTGCTTTGTTTGATAACCCAGATGCAGTAGAATTTCGCAATCTCAATGCGAAAGAGCGATTTACAGCGTTACAAACAGGAGAAGTCGATATTCTCAGTCGCAACACCACTTGGACACTCAGCCGTGATACCTCTGTTGGTTTAGAATTTGCGCCTGTCGTCTTTTATGATGGTCAAGCCATCATGGTTCGCAAAAACAGCAACATTAAGTCCTTAGCAGAATTAAAAAATAAAGCAATTTGCGTGCAAACTGGTACAACTACCGAACAGAACCTAGCAGACCAAATGCGGAAACGGGGAATAGCATACAAACCCGTTGTTTTTGAAGATGTGAATATTACCTTTGCAACCTATGCTGAAGGACGTTGTGATGGAATTACCGCCGACCGTTCCGCTTTAGTGTCGCGACGTTCACTCTTACCCAAGCCGGAAGATAACGTAATTCTTGATGAAGTTATCTCCTCAGAACCTCTAGCACCAGCAGTTGCCAAAGGAGACACTAAGTGGGGTGATATTGTCAAATGGGTAGTTTATTCTCTAGTCAAAGCCGAAGAGTTGGGTATTACTTCTCAGAATGTGGATCAATTTGCCAGTAGTAATGATCCAGACATCAAACGCTTTTTAGGAACAGAAGGCAACTTAGGAGAAGGGATCGGCTTAACCAACGACTTCGCCGCCAGAATCGTTAAACATGTTGGTAATTACGCCGAAGTATACGATCGCAACCTTGGCCCTAAAACCAAACTCAACCTCGCCCGTGGTCAAAATCAACTCTGGTCAAAAGGCGGATTGCTTTATTCCCCACCATTTAGATGA
- a CDS encoding radical SAM domain-containing protein, producing the protein MTANITVEPTARLIEVFSAIQGEGLNVGTRQIFIRFALCDLRCHFCDSSHTWNAPTTCKVERSPGLRDFEIHSNPVPLTILLEWIKRQNLPLLHDSISVTGGEPLLHAPFLHEFLPQVRSLTGLPIYLETGGHRPDQLAMILPYLDSVGMDWKLPSVSGETYWQAHAKFLQLCHNNPSVDVFIKIIISQSTNPDELKQAALLIADINPNIPVFLQPVTPLPVSEQFTPTPILAPNPEQVLMWQVLMKKFVPHVRVVPQTHKMLNQL; encoded by the coding sequence ATGACTGCTAACATTACAGTTGAACCTACCGCGCGTCTGATTGAGGTCTTTTCTGCTATTCAAGGGGAAGGATTGAATGTCGGGACACGTCAAATTTTTATTCGCTTTGCTTTGTGTGACTTGCGCTGTCATTTTTGCGATAGCTCCCACACATGGAATGCACCCACTACCTGTAAGGTAGAACGATCACCTGGATTACGAGACTTTGAAATTCACTCTAATCCCGTCCCCTTAACCATATTACTCGAATGGATTAAACGTCAAAATCTACCGTTGCTACACGATAGCATTAGCGTAACTGGCGGCGAACCCCTTCTACATGCCCCTTTTTTGCATGAATTTCTGCCCCAAGTGCGATCGCTTACTGGTCTACCTATATACCTAGAAACTGGTGGACATCGCCCAGATCAACTGGCTATGATTTTGCCTTATCTAGACTCTGTTGGTATGGATTGGAAACTGCCCAGTGTCAGCGGTGAGACTTATTGGCAAGCTCATGCAAAATTTCTCCAATTATGCCACAACAACCCATCTGTGGATGTTTTTATCAAGATAATTATTTCGCAAAGTACAAATCCAGATGAGTTAAAACAAGCTGCTTTATTGATAGCAGATATCAATCCAAATATCCCTGTTTTTTTACAACCTGTCACACCTTTACCCGTTTCGGAACAATTTACTCCTACACCCATACTTGCCCCAAATCCTGAGCAAGTGCTGATGTGGCAAGTGTTGATGAAAAAGTTTGTGCCTCATGTCCGGGTTGTGCCGCAAACTCATAAAATGCTCAATCAGCTATAA
- a CDS encoding anti-sigma-factor antagonist and sugar transferase: MTSQPTEVNFPVTSLNETAIVQVSPRLSVLEAVGFKQTCQDLTQANPYPQKIIIDFQQTIFMDSSGLGALVSNYKTAQEKGITIILRNVTPQVMAVLTLTGLDQVFPIESSSDAALIEAKSVIEAPKNSSRKPEPLPTTHPSIASWMKRLIDIVGSLVGLVITGVLLIPIVVAITIDDPGPILFSQTRCGWMGKRFKIWKFRSMCVDAEAKKALVKNQVQGAFFKNENDPRITKVGRFLRRTSLDELPQFWNVLKGDMSLVGTRPPTPDEVERYEVPEWQRLDVKPGMTGEWQVNGRSTVRSFEDVIRLDLQYQKNWSLLYDLKLIFKTVAILFNRKSGAV; encoded by the coding sequence ATGACTAGCCAACCCACAGAGGTAAATTTCCCAGTTACTTCCCTAAATGAAACGGCGATAGTGCAGGTATCTCCGCGGTTAAGCGTGCTGGAAGCAGTCGGCTTTAAGCAAACCTGCCAAGACTTAACCCAAGCAAACCCATATCCCCAGAAAATCATTATTGATTTTCAGCAAACTATTTTTATGGATAGTAGTGGTTTAGGCGCTCTGGTCAGTAATTACAAAACTGCCCAAGAAAAAGGAATTACGATAATTCTGCGGAATGTTACCCCTCAAGTAATGGCGGTGCTAACCCTGACAGGATTAGATCAAGTTTTTCCGATAGAGTCTAGTAGCGACGCAGCATTGATAGAAGCGAAAAGCGTCATAGAAGCGCCTAAAAATAGTTCTCGTAAACCAGAGCCACTTCCCACCACTCATCCCTCCATAGCCTCGTGGATGAAACGCTTGATAGATATAGTTGGCTCATTAGTAGGTTTAGTAATTACAGGAGTTTTATTAATTCCCATTGTGGTTGCTATTACCATCGATGATCCTGGCCCGATTTTATTTAGTCAAACCCGCTGTGGCTGGATGGGTAAACGGTTTAAGATTTGGAAATTTCGCTCTATGTGTGTAGATGCGGAAGCCAAAAAAGCTTTAGTGAAAAATCAAGTACAGGGTGCATTTTTCAAAAATGAAAACGACCCCAGAATTACCAAGGTAGGGCGATTTTTACGCCGCACCAGTTTAGATGAATTGCCACAATTTTGGAACGTTTTAAAAGGTGATATGAGTTTAGTAGGCACTAGACCACCAACACCTGATGAAGTTGAACGTTATGAAGTACCAGAGTGGCAACGTTTAGATGTGAAGCCAGGAATGACTGGAGAATGGCAAGTTAATGGGCGGTCTACAGTCCGCAGCTTTGAAGATGTCATTCGACTCGATTTGCAATATCAAAAAAATTGGAGTTTGCTGTACGATTTAAAGTTAATTTTTAAAACTGTTGCTATTTTATTTAATAGAAAAAGTGGCGCTGTTTAG